The genome window TCCATCAATGGTTCGGGCGGCTCAAGGATATATTCGGTCAGTCTGCTTCTGTTGAAAGTGCACTGCTTTCAGGCAATCTTGCTGTGAGCAGTTCAAACTTTTTTTTTGATCGAGACGCAGCGGTCAAGGTCGGACTTTTCAGACAATATCGTTACGCTCATGACTATGATTATGCATTAAGGGCACTGAAAGTATATGGAAGGGGCTTTGTTTTTTATCCGGGCAAAAAGCTTGTCTCATACAGGGTGCACGGCAGTAATACGATCAGGGAATCTACGGGGGCAATCTATGAGGAAACATTGTCGGTATTGATTGATTATGTGACTGGAACGATATCAAACAATGAAGACAAGGCCTTTGTCAGCAAGGTGTTGAAGCTGATGGGCGAGACGAGCATCTTCGAGCTGAAGAAAAGAGACTCTGCCATCAAAACCCTGAACAGTTTAACTGGCACAGTCAGCTGGAAAATTACCGAACCGTTGAGATCATTGGGTAAATTATTAAATATTAACAGGAATGGACAGGATTGTGGTTTCTCCTAAAGTATGCGTCATCGTAGTCACCTGGAACAAGAAAAGCTTTGTCACTGCTTTGGTGGGACAGTTACAGGGGGTCAACTATCCGAACTATGACATTGTGGTAGTTGACAACGCTTCTTCAGACGGTACATCTGAAGAGATTGCCAGACTGTATCCCGGCGTTAGGATGATTCGTAATAGTGAGAATCTGGGAGGAACTGGCGGGTTTAATACCGGGCTTGTGCATGCACTGCAAACAGGTGTCTATC of Geobacter sp. contains these proteins:
- a CDS encoding glycosyltransferase — protein: MNDEHSVIIPMSEPTVTVIMPAYNHEQYVGEAIESVLKQTFTNFELIIINDGSTDGTAAKVQSYADPRIRYYEQENRDAYHVLNRGLGLARGRYVSIINSDDLYAAERLSFLVDCMRQSNCNFIITDVELIGDDSLPIDDQNHWFHQWFGRLKDIFGQSASVESALLSGNLAVSSSNFFFDRDAAVKVGLFRQYRYAHDYDYALRALKVYGRGFVFYPGKKLVSYRVHGSNTIRESTGAIYEETLSVLIDYVTGTISNNEDKAFVSKVLKLMGETSIFELKKRDSAIKTLNSLTGTVSWKITEPLRSLGKLLNINRNGQDCGFS